A window from Triticum aestivum cultivar Chinese Spring chromosome 6D, IWGSC CS RefSeq v2.1, whole genome shotgun sequence encodes these proteins:
- the LOC123140673 gene encoding uncharacterized protein, translated as MDPAAETPQGQGADTFPTRVDGSRLRCSVPLADPVSEVLGDDNLLIEILVRLPPKPSSLSRASAVSKRWGSILYDPQFRKSFLKHHRMPPLLGFFRGYAKSFIPAMDSPDRIPAARFSLPKSTRSYHTDEAYMGCRHGLSVLIDRNKHETVVWDPLTGKEHIVSFPPGFHSMRTNSAWHGAVLCVDAKDGHVHGDCFSSPFKLVLVSDGFSTQASCSLYDSASSVWGNIFSVTIANRISATSRSILVGNTLCWLICGGEVLVFDFEMQSLVVIKTPVENHVTNDRCFQLLRMADGGLGLAGLLDLNIHLWDRKSNCEGIGEWVLLRKTIPLDEMLPRRISYAFFVGYDEESNLVVLSTMIGNFTLQIDSMQIKHIVKRNQICHDTFHPYRNFYAAGSGFGRKGTDLAGTLNTPDILTCYLCQTT; from the exons ATGGATCCCGCTGCTGAGACTCCCCAAGGCCAAGG GGCCGATACCTTTCCCACGCGTGTGGACGGCAGTAGGCTGCGCTGTTCTGTGCCGCTGGCCGACCCAGTGTCCGAGGTGCTTGGCGACGACAACCTCCTCATCGAGATCCTCGTCCGCCTCCCTCCGAAGCCGTCCTCGCTCTCCCGTGCGTCCGCCGTATCCAAGCGCTGGGGCAGCATCCTCTACGACCCCCAGTTCCGCAAATCCTTCCTCAAGCACCACCGGATGCCTCCTCTGCTAGGCTTCTTCAGAGGGTATGCTAAAAGCTTCATTCCTGCCATGGACTCGCCTGACCGCATCCCTGCTGCCCGCTTCTCCCTGCCCAAGAGCACCAGATCCTACCACACCGATGAAGCATACATGGGCTGCCGCCACGGTCTCTCTGTCCTAATTGACAGGAATAAGCATGAGACCGTCGTGTGGGATCCCCTCACCGGCAAAGAGCACATCGTGTCTTTTCCACCAGGATTCCACTCTATGAGGACAAACTCAGCCTGGCATGGCGCTGTACTGTGCGTTGATGCCAAAGATGGGCACGTCCATGGAGATTGCTTCTCAAGCCCATTTAAATTGGTTTTGGTCAGTGATGGATTCAGTACACAGGCATCTTGTTCTCTCTATGACTCAGCGTCTAGCGTTTGGGGAAATATTTTCTCGGTGACCATAGCAAATAGGATTTCTGCGACAAGCCGCAGCATCCTTGTCGGGAATACACTTTGCTGGTTGATTTGTGGTGGTGAAGTTCTTGTGTTTGATTTCGAAATGCAAAGTCTTGTTGTGATCAAGACACCGGTGGAAAACCATGTTACCAACGACCGGTGTTTTCAGCTCTTGCGGATGGCCGATGGTGGCCTTGGCCTTGCTGGTTTGTTGGACCTGAACATCCATTTATGGGATAGGAAATCTAACTGTGAAGGCATTGGCGAATGGGTGTTGCTGCGGAAAACCATTCCACTGGATGAGATGCTTCCAAGGAGAATAAGTTATGCATTTTTTGTTGGGTATGATGAGGAGTCAAATTTGGTTGTTCTCTCCACGATGATTGGCAACTTCACGCTCCAAATTGACTCGATGCAGATCAAACATATTGTTAAAAGAAACCAGATATGTCATGACACCTTTCATCCCTACAGGAATTTCTATGCTGCAG GCAGCGGATTTGGGAGGAAAGGGACAGATCTGGCCGGAACTTTGAACACACCTGATATTCTAACGTGCTATCTTTGTCAAACAACTTAG